The Romeriopsis navalis LEGE 11480 genomic sequence ATTGAAGCGGTACCGCCTGACCTAAGTGATGCCTCGGCCTCGTAAGGTAGTTGCGCGTCTATCCGGTTCAGCGACGTTTTGCCGGTGATTGAGTGATGGTTTGATGCCGGTGTTTGCTCGAGGGTTGATTGAACTGATTGATGCGACATTAACTGGCCAGAACTTCTAACTGATCAACTGGCCACAACTTTGCTACTTCAGTGGCAGTAGAATCTCAAACTCGGTGGTTAATTCTCCATCCAATGGCTGGTTGAGGGATTCGGCACAAACGACGGAAAAGCGTCCCCGGTGTCGATCGGTAATGATGCGGTAACTATTAGTGAGTTCTGTTTCCTGTGTCAGGGGTTTCGTTTCGGCAAACCCAGAATCAATCTGGCGGCGCAGCTCGACGGGAATGGTGGGGGCATTATGGCCGATACGGATGGCGATCCAGCGGTTACCACTGCCATCGATCGAGCAAGTTTCCGTCTGGATGCGAATTCGGGGGTGGAAGTTTTGGGTGCTTTCGCGCTGTCCAGGAATTGCGAACTCTGCCGCGCATTCCGCATTAGCAACAAAGTACAGCAGTGAATTCATCGCTTGGGTCAGAATATTCATAAAGACCTGACTAATCTGACCGATAAAGCAAGGTATGGGCGGTAAGTGACCGTAGTCTTTGACTACTTCAATTTCGTCGTTCAGGCGACTTTTGAGCAGTAATAGGACGCCATCCAGCGATTCATGCATGTTGGCGGCTTTCGGGTAAACCTCATCGATATGGCAGAAGTTTTGCAGGCTTGTGGCGAGTTTTGACAGTCGACTAGAACCAGTTTTCAGACTGGCTAAGGTCCGTGGAATGTCTTCGCGCAGGTAATTTACCTCAATGTTTGTACGGTATTCGTCGATTTCGAGGGGGACATCGGCAAATGTTTCTTCATACAGTGTTATGAGCCCCAGTAAATCGCTGACGTAGTTGGTCAAATGTTTGAGGTTGCCCCAGATAAAACTGACTGGATCCAAAATTTCGTGGGAAACGCCATCAACTAAACGGCCGAGGCTGGCCATCCGCGTATGACGCAGCATTTCGAGGTGGGTTTTTTCGTACCAGACCTGGGTTTCAATGCCGCGCAACTGCCAAGCCGCAATATTTAGTTCGTGGAAATCTAGCAGGCGATAGTCGCCGTCGGATAATTTGACGATAATCGGTTCGCTGATGAGTTCTGGGATCCGCCTCAGGGCCTGTTGGGCGGCGCTGAGGATGGATAT encodes the following:
- a CDS encoding sensor histidine kinase; amino-acid sequence: MNSFANLPQPHLHDGSLKPLQPESSLGDLPLYEFHWEIDAAATDLAHVFDRMPTLPGALLMDNGQLIGMISRQRFGEYLMRPEGANLFLSQPVRVLNSYARTQYLILSPEISILSAAQQALRRIPELISEPIIVKLSDGDYRLLDFHELNIAAWQLRGIETQVWYEKTHLEMLRHTRMASLGRLVDGVSHEILDPVSFIWGNLKHLTNYVSDLLGLITLYEETFADVPLEIDEYRTNIEVNYLREDIPRTLASLKTGSSRLSKLATSLQNFCHIDEVYPKAANMHESLDGVLLLLKSRLNDEIEVVKDYGHLPPIPCFIGQISQVFMNILTQAMNSLLYFVANAECAAEFAIPGQRESTQNFHPRIRIQTETCSIDGSGNRWIAIRIGHNAPTIPVELRRQIDSGFAETKPLTQETELTNSYRIITDRHRGRFSVVCAESLNQPLDGELTTEFEILLPLK